Proteins encoded in a region of the Photobacterium angustum genome:
- a CDS encoding CidB/LrgB family autolysis modulator, with protein MIWLVATLVVFYSMRYLAIKIRNPLFNPLLISLIILIAALRWLQVPYETYFADNEIINYLLGPAVVALALPLYQQLPLIKRKWKTILSACFAGSILSMTFGTSIAFLMGADAQLAASILPKSITTPLAMAASQQIGGIPAITAAMVIIVGLFGAVLGYPVMKLVRICHPLAKGLTIGTVSHALGTAKAVEEDYQEGAFSSLALVICGIMTTLLAPIMFPILEHLFFH; from the coding sequence ATGATCTGGTTAGTTGCAACGCTAGTGGTATTTTACAGCATGCGCTATTTAGCGATAAAAATTCGTAATCCGCTATTTAATCCACTACTCATTTCGCTGATTATTTTAATTGCTGCACTGCGTTGGTTACAGGTGCCGTATGAAACCTACTTTGCTGATAACGAAATAATTAACTATCTATTAGGCCCTGCTGTTGTGGCATTAGCCTTGCCTTTATATCAGCAACTGCCTTTAATTAAGCGTAAGTGGAAAACTATTTTAAGTGCGTGTTTTGCTGGTAGTATCTTGTCGATGACATTTGGTACCTCCATTGCGTTTTTAATGGGTGCCGATGCTCAACTTGCAGCCAGTATTTTACCTAAATCTATTACTACTCCACTTGCGATGGCAGCTTCTCAGCAAATTGGCGGGATCCCTGCGATTACAGCAGCAATGGTGATTATTGTTGGTCTATTTGGCGCGGTGTTAGGTTACCCAGTGATGAAACTGGTTCGTATTTGCCACCCGTTAGCAAAAGGCTTAACAATTGGTACGGTATCTCATGCTTTAGGCACAGCAAAAGCTGTCGAAGAAGATTACCAAGAAGGGGCATTTAGCTCATTAGCGTTAGTGATCTGTGGGATCATGACAACGTTATTAGCACCTATCATGTTCCCTATTTTAGAACACCTGTTTTTCCACTAA
- the cdd gene encoding cytidine deaminase gives MHAKVMDALGQLPKELASALRPIIEDKDFDSTISPEQFEQLVSQTNLSDTDLRLALLPVAAAYAVVPISNFYVGAIVRGTSGRLYFGANMEFVGASMACTIHAEQSAISHAWIKGETGIKDVTINYSPCGHCRQFMNELNTAQDLVIQLPERQPMTLQQYLPESFGPADLGIKDALLSDINNGITIAEQSELAVAACDAANRSHAPYSKNFSGVALKAKDGRVFVGMYAENAAFNPSLPPLQVALINMNMSGYKLSELVEAALVESAESLISQLARTQALLEALNPDIQMTYVAY, from the coding sequence ATGCACGCAAAAGTTATGGATGCATTAGGTCAATTACCTAAAGAGCTTGCATCAGCTTTACGACCAATTATTGAAGATAAAGATTTCGATTCAACAATTAGTCCTGAACAATTCGAACAGTTAGTTTCCCAAACTAATTTATCTGATACTGATCTTCGCCTTGCTCTCCTTCCTGTTGCTGCTGCTTACGCTGTTGTTCCTATTTCTAATTTCTATGTTGGTGCTATTGTTCGTGGTACTTCTGGACGCCTATATTTCGGTGCAAATATGGAATTTGTAGGCGCAAGTATGGCGTGTACGATCCATGCTGAGCAATCTGCAATTAGCCATGCTTGGATCAAAGGTGAAACAGGCATTAAAGACGTAACGATTAACTACAGCCCTTGCGGCCACTGTCGTCAGTTCATGAATGAATTAAATACGGCACAAGATTTAGTTATTCAACTTCCTGAACGTCAGCCAATGACACTGCAACAATACCTGCCTGAATCTTTCGGACCTGCTGATCTTGGTATTAAAGATGCGCTATTAAGCGACATTAATAATGGTATTACGATTGCTGAGCAATCAGAGCTTGCTGTTGCCGCTTGTGATGCAGCCAACCGCTCTCATGCACCGTACTCTAAGAACTTCAGTGGTGTTGCATTAAAAGCTAAAGATGGTCGTGTTTTTGTTGGTATGTATGCTGAAAATGCGGCATTTAACCCAAGCTTACCACCGCTTCAAGTTGCATTGATTAATATGAACATGTCAGGCTACAAGCTATCTGAACTTGTCGAAGCGGCATTAGTAGAAAGCGCAGAAAGCCTAATTAGCCAATTAGCACGCACTCAAGCACTACTAGAAGCGCTAAATCCTGATATTCAAATGACTTATGTTGCTTACTAA